The following coding sequences are from one Rhipicephalus microplus isolate Deutch F79 chromosome 3, USDA_Rmic, whole genome shotgun sequence window:
- the LOC119160108 gene encoding uncharacterized protein LOC119160108 isoform X1, whose protein sequence is MPRRGTRARWMGVLVLVLCGCGQASQPTTPAKSPPSAAMPSAMSPAPTAKAKTVMYYDGKTIARVEYGADGVTLQTCRLFELDDEREAEPIIKAQGLPVQQVEFPTMLSLISKCRDLHDWSASTNSTPQWSASSIWSGIIPAMHQLGPQKRCFAVSARHPSSGAMRAVANAGTKWCGLGDIASSYEDLGSQVTVDVCCRAHDHCPVKLKAFRTGYDLVNFSLYTKSHCDCDRDFYNCLRRAKNHIADAIGNVYFNVIKVPCIRKVRKPVCTDRGWTCAAWLHLLGSRRFSRSESSCETWAYQELGMQFVPTEHHYP, encoded by the exons ATGCCTCGCCGCGGCACCAGAGCCCGCTGGATGGGCGTCCTGGTCCTGGTGCTCTGCGGCTGCGGGCAAGCCAGCCAGCCGACCACCCCTGCGAAGTCGCCGCCGTCTGCGGCGATGCCGTCTGCGATGTCGCCTGCTCCGACTGCCAAGGCGAAGACGGTGATGTACTACGACGGCAAGACGATCGCCCGGGTGGAGTACGGTGCCGACGGAGTCACGCTGCAGACCTGCCGCCTCTTTGAGCTCGA CGATGAGCGTGAGGCCGAGCCAATCATCAAAGCGCAGGGCCTGCCCGTGCAGCAGGTGGAATTCCCGACCATGCTGAGCCTGATCTCGAAGTGCCGGGACCTGCACGACTGGTCCGCCAGCACCAACAGCACGCCGCAGTGGAGCGCCTCGAGCATCTGGAGCGGAATCATACCAG CCATGCACCAGCTTGGCCCACAGAAGCGATGCTTTGCCGTCTCCGCGAGACACCCTTCCAGTGGCGCGATGCGAGCAGTTGCCAATGCAGGCACCAAGTGGTGCGGCCTGGGGGACATCGCGTCTTCGTACGAAGACCTGGGCTCCCAAGTGACCGTGGACGTGTGCTGCCGCGCGCACGACCATTGCCCGGTCAAGCTCAAGGCATTCCGCACGGGATACGACCTGGTCAACTTCTCCCTGTACACCAA ATCGCACTGTGACTGCGACCGCGACTTCTACAACTGCCTGCGGCGGGCAAAGAACCACATAGCGGACGCCATTGGCAACGTGTACTTCAACGTCATCAAGGTGCCTTGCATCCGGAAAGTGCGCAAGCCTGTGTGCACTGACAGGGG GTGGACGTGTGCAGCGTGGCTGCATCTTCTTGGCAGTCGCAGGTTCAGCCGCAGTGAGAGCAGCTGCGAAACCTGGGCCTATCAGGAGCTGGGCATGCAGTTTGTGCCCACCGAGCATCACTACCCCTGA
- the LOC119160108 gene encoding uncharacterized protein LOC119160108 isoform X2, translating into MPRRGTRARWMGVLVLVLCGCGQASQPTTPAKSPPSAAMPSAMSPAPTAKAKTVMYYDGKTIARVEYGADGVTLQTCRLFELDDEREAEPIIKAQGLPVQQVEFPTMLSLISKCRDLHDWSASTNSTPQWSASSIWSGIIPAMHQLGPQKRCFAVSARHPSSGAMRAVANAGTKWCGLGDIASSYEDLGSQVTVDVCCRAHDHCPVKLKAFRTGYDLVNFSLYTKSHCDCDRDFYNCLRRAKNHIADAIGNVYFNVIKVPCIRKVRKPVCTDRGRRFSRSESSCETWAYQELGMQFVPTEHHYP; encoded by the exons ATGCCTCGCCGCGGCACCAGAGCCCGCTGGATGGGCGTCCTGGTCCTGGTGCTCTGCGGCTGCGGGCAAGCCAGCCAGCCGACCACCCCTGCGAAGTCGCCGCCGTCTGCGGCGATGCCGTCTGCGATGTCGCCTGCTCCGACTGCCAAGGCGAAGACGGTGATGTACTACGACGGCAAGACGATCGCCCGGGTGGAGTACGGTGCCGACGGAGTCACGCTGCAGACCTGCCGCCTCTTTGAGCTCGA CGATGAGCGTGAGGCCGAGCCAATCATCAAAGCGCAGGGCCTGCCCGTGCAGCAGGTGGAATTCCCGACCATGCTGAGCCTGATCTCGAAGTGCCGGGACCTGCACGACTGGTCCGCCAGCACCAACAGCACGCCGCAGTGGAGCGCCTCGAGCATCTGGAGCGGAATCATACCAG CCATGCACCAGCTTGGCCCACAGAAGCGATGCTTTGCCGTCTCCGCGAGACACCCTTCCAGTGGCGCGATGCGAGCAGTTGCCAATGCAGGCACCAAGTGGTGCGGCCTGGGGGACATCGCGTCTTCGTACGAAGACCTGGGCTCCCAAGTGACCGTGGACGTGTGCTGCCGCGCGCACGACCATTGCCCGGTCAAGCTCAAGGCATTCCGCACGGGATACGACCTGGTCAACTTCTCCCTGTACACCAA ATCGCACTGTGACTGCGACCGCGACTTCTACAACTGCCTGCGGCGGGCAAAGAACCACATAGCGGACGCCATTGGCAACGTGTACTTCAACGTCATCAAGGTGCCTTGCATCCGGAAAGTGCGCAAGCCTGTGTGCACTGACAGGGG TCGCAGGTTCAGCCGCAGTGAGAGCAGCTGCGAAACCTGGGCCTATCAGGAGCTGGGCATGCAGTTTGTGCCCACCGAGCATCACTACCCCTGA
- the LOC119160108 gene encoding uncharacterized protein LOC119160108 isoform X3: protein MPRRGTRARWMGVLVLVLCGCGQASQPTTPAKSPPSAAMPSAMSPAPTAKAKTVMYYDGKTIARVEYGADGVTLQTCRLFELDDEREAEPIIKAQGLPVQQVEFPTMLSLISKCRDLHDWSASTNSTPQWSASSIWSGIIPAMHQLGPQKRCFAVSARHPSSGAMRAVANAGTKWCGLGDIASSYEDLGSQVTVDVCCRAHDHCPVKLKAFRTGYDLVNFSLYTKSHCDCDRDFYNCLRRAKNHIADAIGNVYFNVIKVPCIRKVRKPVCTDRGFSRSESSCETWAYQELGMQFVPTEHHYP from the exons ATGCCTCGCCGCGGCACCAGAGCCCGCTGGATGGGCGTCCTGGTCCTGGTGCTCTGCGGCTGCGGGCAAGCCAGCCAGCCGACCACCCCTGCGAAGTCGCCGCCGTCTGCGGCGATGCCGTCTGCGATGTCGCCTGCTCCGACTGCCAAGGCGAAGACGGTGATGTACTACGACGGCAAGACGATCGCCCGGGTGGAGTACGGTGCCGACGGAGTCACGCTGCAGACCTGCCGCCTCTTTGAGCTCGA CGATGAGCGTGAGGCCGAGCCAATCATCAAAGCGCAGGGCCTGCCCGTGCAGCAGGTGGAATTCCCGACCATGCTGAGCCTGATCTCGAAGTGCCGGGACCTGCACGACTGGTCCGCCAGCACCAACAGCACGCCGCAGTGGAGCGCCTCGAGCATCTGGAGCGGAATCATACCAG CCATGCACCAGCTTGGCCCACAGAAGCGATGCTTTGCCGTCTCCGCGAGACACCCTTCCAGTGGCGCGATGCGAGCAGTTGCCAATGCAGGCACCAAGTGGTGCGGCCTGGGGGACATCGCGTCTTCGTACGAAGACCTGGGCTCCCAAGTGACCGTGGACGTGTGCTGCCGCGCGCACGACCATTGCCCGGTCAAGCTCAAGGCATTCCGCACGGGATACGACCTGGTCAACTTCTCCCTGTACACCAA ATCGCACTGTGACTGCGACCGCGACTTCTACAACTGCCTGCGGCGGGCAAAGAACCACATAGCGGACGCCATTGGCAACGTGTACTTCAACGTCATCAAGGTGCCTTGCATCCGGAAAGTGCGCAAGCCTGTGTGCACTGACAGGGG GTTCAGCCGCAGTGAGAGCAGCTGCGAAACCTGGGCCTATCAGGAGCTGGGCATGCAGTTTGTGCCCACCGAGCATCACTACCCCTGA
- the LOC119160108 gene encoding uncharacterized protein LOC119160108 isoform X5 — protein MPRRGTRARWMGVLVLVLCGCGQASQPTTPAKSPPSAAMPSAMSPAPTAKAKTVMYYDGKTIARVEYGADGVTLQTCRLFELDDEREAEPIIKAQGLPVQQVEFPTMLSLISKCRDLHDWSASTNSTPQWSASSIWSGIIPGTKWCGLGDIASSYEDLGSQVTVDVCCRAHDHCPVKLKAFRTGYDLVNFSLYTKSHCDCDRDFYNCLRRAKNHIADAIGNVYFNVIKVPCIRKVRKPVCTDRGRRFSRSESSCETWAYQELGMQFVPTEHHYP, from the exons ATGCCTCGCCGCGGCACCAGAGCCCGCTGGATGGGCGTCCTGGTCCTGGTGCTCTGCGGCTGCGGGCAAGCCAGCCAGCCGACCACCCCTGCGAAGTCGCCGCCGTCTGCGGCGATGCCGTCTGCGATGTCGCCTGCTCCGACTGCCAAGGCGAAGACGGTGATGTACTACGACGGCAAGACGATCGCCCGGGTGGAGTACGGTGCCGACGGAGTCACGCTGCAGACCTGCCGCCTCTTTGAGCTCGA CGATGAGCGTGAGGCCGAGCCAATCATCAAAGCGCAGGGCCTGCCCGTGCAGCAGGTGGAATTCCCGACCATGCTGAGCCTGATCTCGAAGTGCCGGGACCTGCACGACTGGTCCGCCAGCACCAACAGCACGCCGCAGTGGAGCGCCTCGAGCATCTGGAGCGGAATCATACCAG GCACCAAGTGGTGCGGCCTGGGGGACATCGCGTCTTCGTACGAAGACCTGGGCTCCCAAGTGACCGTGGACGTGTGCTGCCGCGCGCACGACCATTGCCCGGTCAAGCTCAAGGCATTCCGCACGGGATACGACCTGGTCAACTTCTCCCTGTACACCAA ATCGCACTGTGACTGCGACCGCGACTTCTACAACTGCCTGCGGCGGGCAAAGAACCACATAGCGGACGCCATTGGCAACGTGTACTTCAACGTCATCAAGGTGCCTTGCATCCGGAAAGTGCGCAAGCCTGTGTGCACTGACAGGGG TCGCAGGTTCAGCCGCAGTGAGAGCAGCTGCGAAACCTGGGCCTATCAGGAGCTGGGCATGCAGTTTGTGCCCACCGAGCATCACTACCCCTGA
- the LOC119160108 gene encoding group 3 secretory phospholipase A2 isoform X4 has protein sequence MPRRGTRARWMGVLVLVLCGCGQASQPTTPAKSPPSAAMPSAMSPAPTAKAKTVMYYDGKTIARVEYGADGVTLQTCRLFELDDEREAEPIIKAQGLPVQQVEFPTMLSLISKCRDLHDWSASTNSTPQWSASSIWSGIIPGTKWCGLGDIASSYEDLGSQVTVDVCCRAHDHCPVKLKAFRTGYDLVNFSLYTKSHCDCDRDFYNCLRRAKNHIADAIGNVYFNVIKVPCIRKVRKPVCTDRGWTCAAWLHLLGSRRFSRSESSCETWAYQELGMQFVPTEHHYP, from the exons ATGCCTCGCCGCGGCACCAGAGCCCGCTGGATGGGCGTCCTGGTCCTGGTGCTCTGCGGCTGCGGGCAAGCCAGCCAGCCGACCACCCCTGCGAAGTCGCCGCCGTCTGCGGCGATGCCGTCTGCGATGTCGCCTGCTCCGACTGCCAAGGCGAAGACGGTGATGTACTACGACGGCAAGACGATCGCCCGGGTGGAGTACGGTGCCGACGGAGTCACGCTGCAGACCTGCCGCCTCTTTGAGCTCGA CGATGAGCGTGAGGCCGAGCCAATCATCAAAGCGCAGGGCCTGCCCGTGCAGCAGGTGGAATTCCCGACCATGCTGAGCCTGATCTCGAAGTGCCGGGACCTGCACGACTGGTCCGCCAGCACCAACAGCACGCCGCAGTGGAGCGCCTCGAGCATCTGGAGCGGAATCATACCAG GCACCAAGTGGTGCGGCCTGGGGGACATCGCGTCTTCGTACGAAGACCTGGGCTCCCAAGTGACCGTGGACGTGTGCTGCCGCGCGCACGACCATTGCCCGGTCAAGCTCAAGGCATTCCGCACGGGATACGACCTGGTCAACTTCTCCCTGTACACCAA ATCGCACTGTGACTGCGACCGCGACTTCTACAACTGCCTGCGGCGGGCAAAGAACCACATAGCGGACGCCATTGGCAACGTGTACTTCAACGTCATCAAGGTGCCTTGCATCCGGAAAGTGCGCAAGCCTGTGTGCACTGACAGGGG GTGGACGTGTGCAGCGTGGCTGCATCTTCTTGGCAGTCGCAGGTTCAGCCGCAGTGAGAGCAGCTGCGAAACCTGGGCCTATCAGGAGCTGGGCATGCAGTTTGTGCCCACCGAGCATCACTACCCCTGA